In Rhodothermia bacterium, the sequence AGGTTCAGGAAAAATAAAAAAGGAATGAGGTAGAAGTGAGGTTTCATGATGGTTTCGGTTATTGAATGGCATAAAGTGGCCTTGAGGCGATGTTATGTTTATACGCCGGAAACAACCAAAAACCAGCTCATAAAAAGAAGAGAAGGATCAAAATTTCCTTATATCCCCGAAGCAATAAGCAACTCTATATCGCGATGGGGCATATTAAACATGGCGGCGAGACTTTTTTTGGTAAGATGGCTGCGGTAAACATAAGTTCCGTTGCGTAAGCTCGGATTATACCATAGTGCATTGTTGATACTACCTTGTTCTCCGATTTCGAGGAGGTAAGGAACCAAGACATTAGATAGGGCAATAGAGGAAGTGCGGGATACTGCCGAAGGCAGGTTAGGGATACAACAATGAATTACCCCATGCTGTACAAAGGTGGGTTGCGAAAGGGTGGTTGGGCGACTGGTTTCGATACACGCTCCTTGATCCATCATCAAATCTATCACGACCGATCCCGGGCGCATTTCGGCAATCATATCTTCGGTAATGAGGACAGGCGAACGCTGCCCATGCTTCATCTTGGCACCGATCACCACATCGGCGCTACGAATGGCACGGCGCAGGTATTGCGGATTGGCCATTGCCGTGGTTACGTTACGGCTCAAGAAATGCTCGATCTGGCGGAGTGGTCCAAGTTCTGTATCTAAAACCATGACATTTGCACCATATCCCAGTGCTGCCCGTGCCGCCCATTCCCCAATAATCCCAGAACCGAGAATAACCACCGTTGCGGGTGGAATCCCAGAGATGCCGCCCAGAATGAGTCCCCGCCCGCCTGAGGTGCTTTCTAAAAAGCGGGTAGCCAATTGTATGGAAAGCGCACCCGTAATTTCGTGCATCATCCGGACAATGGGGAACGTACCGTCGGTATCGCGTATAAACTCAAACCCGATCGCGGTTATTCGCAAAGCCATGAGTTTCTGGATCAGCTCAGCCGTCGCACTCCCCAAATGCAAGGCAGAGATCAGGATTTGGCGATCTTGCAACAAAGATAACTCTGCGCCTGTTGGCGGAAACATCTTGGCAATCAACTCGGCTTGGGCATACAAATCGGAGGCGGAGGCCGCAATATGTGCCCCAGCAAGTACATAAAGGTCATCCCCAAATCGCGAAGCCTCGCCCGCACCTTTTTCCACAAAAACCATATGCCCCGCATTGATCAGGGTTTCCACCCCTTCTGGCGTAACGGCCACCCTCCGCTCTTCGGAAGTGGTTTCCTTCGGAATTCCGATTTTTAGTTGGTTCTCACTCTTACGGGTTTGGGCTACTTTTTCAAGTGTCAATACGCCTTGTTCAATGCTAAAACCGTGTATGCTCGAAATTTCCATGTTTTTGGCACTTAATTAGAAGGTTAACCGACGGATGCGGCCCATGCGGCGGTAATGATGCTTGTTGCAATCGCCACATTTAGAGACTCTACGCCTATATTACCCGCACCCGAAATATACACCATCTCGTCGCAAATAGCACGCAGCTCGTTCGATACGCCATGCGCTTCCGATCCCGCAATGAGCGTAGCGGGTATTTGTGGGCTCCAATGGTTTAAAGGCGTACCGCTGAGGTCGGCGGCATAGATTCTAAAACCGGATTGTTTTAGGCCAGACAACGTTTCCGTTACGTTTTGGGTTTGGAACAAATGGACATCCCAAATTCCGCCCATGGTTGCCCGCACCACTTTAGACTGGAAAAAATCCGCGGTGGTGGCATCTGCTAATACCGCATCAATCCCAAACCATGCTGCTGTTCGGATGAGCGTACCTACATTTCCGGGGTCTTGAACGCCATTTAGGGTCAAAATGCGGCTACAAGTCTTCAGGACATCACCTTCTATGGGTGGGATTTTGGCGACGGCCAAGATTCCTTGTGCATGAACCACATCCGAGCAACGCTCAAAATCCGAGGCACTTGCCAGATAAACCCCAACCTTAACACGGGCGATCAGCGCCTGTACGTCCGACTCAAGGCTTGTGGATTCCTCCACGAGCAGATACACCAACTCGGCTTTGGGAGCGTTTAGGGCAGACCAGACAGAGCGCAAGCCTTCAACTACAAAAAGGCCATCCCGTTTGCGAAATTTTTTCTGCTGGAGCGCTTTAATCTGTTTGATCAGATTTTTTGAGGCGGCAAGTATTTTCGGCATGACGTGTTTTGGCGTGTTCTCTTACGGTGATTTTTTGATGAGATGATCGTTCAGAAAACATAAAAATGCAAACGAAAAGCGTGCTATTTTCAAGAGTATCCTCGGAAGTCATGGTGTGCGTATGAAAAGCGCTTCCTCTTTTGGAAAGTAGGCGCTCCTTTGCGATATTAGAGCGTTTTAGGTTTAGCAAAAGCCCTCTCTGTCAATGGGGCTAAGCCGAGCAACAAAACCCTTTAATCTGAACCAATACTTAAAAAAATGTCTTTCGAAAAAAACGTGTATGCCGTCTCGTTGCAACACGAGATTGCCATGAAAGTGGAGTCCGAGAATCCATTCGCAGCAATGATGGCACGCTTCAAAGTGGCGTCTGACATCTTGCAACTGGATTCGGGAATGTTTGAATTTCTCAGTACGCCTGCCCGCGTACATATCACGGCTGTTCCTGTGGTGATGGACTCCGGCGAACTGAAGGTGTTCGAAGGAATTCGGGTCATCCACAGCGATACAATGGGGCCGGGAAAAGGCGGAATCCGCTTTGCACCCGATGTGCATGTGGATGAGGTAAAGGCACTGGCGGCTTGGATGACGTGGAAGTGCGCGGTCGTGTCTGTCCCATTTGGTGGCGCAAAAGGTGGGGTACGCTGCGATCCATCCCAGATGAGTCCGGGAGAATTAGAGCGCCTTACCCGACGTTATACCGCCAACCTAATTGATGTGTTTGGGCCAGATCGCGATATTCCCGCGCCGGATATGAACACCAATGAACAAATTATGGCGTGGATCGTGGACACCTACTCCATGCACATGCGCCGTACAGAACCTGCAGTTGTAACGGGTAAGCCCATTGTTTTGGGGGGGTCTCAAGGCCGTGTAGAGGCAACCGGACGTGGCGTTATGACATGTACCCTTGCGGGCTTAGACAAATTGGGTCTTCGTCCGAACCAAAGCACCGTTGCTGTTCAAGGTTTTGGGAATGTCGGATCTGTTACGGCAAAGTTACTCCAAATGCAAGGGTGCAAAGTGGTGGCTGTTAGCGATGTCTCCGGCGGATACTACAACGAAAATGGGCTTGATATAGAAGCCATGATCACCTATTCCAAGAACAACCGCAACTCATTGGCTGGTTTTCCGGATGCACAACCCATTGACAACGAGACCTTGCTGACGCTGAACGTGGATGTTTTGGTTCCTGCGGCCAAAGAAAACCAAATTACCGTTTCGATTGCCGAGAAGATAAAAGCCAAGATTATTGTAGAAGGCGCAAATGGCCCAACGGTGGCACAAGCAGACAAAGTTCTACACGATAAAGGAGTGATGGTTATCCCGGATATTTTGGCGAATGCCGGTGGTGTAACGGTTTCGTATTTCGAGTGGGTACAAGACCGTCAAGGGTATTTCTGGTCTAAAGAGCGGGTAAACCGCCGTTTAGACCGTAAGATGGAAGAAGCCTTTGATGATGTTTATAAAACCGCTTCAAAATACGATGTTTCGTTGCGTATCGGGGCTTATGTAATGGCAATAGATAAAGTGGCGCGCGCACTACGTCTTCGTGGCATTTATGCATAGTTATGCCTGAAATATCTAAGGGCCTTGGTTCACTCTTGGCCCTTTTTTTATCCCTTTTCCACGGGTAGCCCCGCCAACTCCATTACTTTTAGCGCATTTGTGGTAGGACATGGCCCAGGTCTGAGCCGATAGTCAAAGGTCATTTTACCCGCAATTATTTCTTCTCTGAAATGCAAATTTTGCAGACGCGGTAACTCTGCTTCTAATTTGATCAAATCCAAGTCGTGGGTAGAAATCAATCCACCACCAGCGGTTACCGCCAATCCTTTTACATAACTCCGGCTACCAGCCAAGCGTTCGCGGTTATTGGTTCCTCTAAAAATTTCATCAATCAAGAAAAACAGCGGTGCATGGTGCGGTTCTTTGGCGGCATCCAACAAAAGCTTCAATCGCTTGACCTCTGCATAGAAATAAGAAATGCCGTCATTCACCGAGTCCGAAACGTTTAAGCACGTAAAAAGCCGTAGCGCACCTACACGAAAATGGCGGGCATTAACTCCCGTTCCGGCGTAAGCCAAAACCAAATTCACACCAATGGTTCGTAAGAACGTGCTTTTACCAGACATATTGGAACCTGTAATCAAACCGATTGACTGCGGGTGATCGTGCGAAAAAGAATTGCTCACACGGTTTGGATGTAGAATCAAAGGATGCCCCATTTCTACGGCCTCAAAGCCGCCTACCTCCAAATCAAGCACTGGAAAAGACATTTCTGGTTGTTCAGCGGCAAACGTTGCCAAGGCGGACAAGCCTTCCAATTTCGCATGGGTGTTGGTCCATTCATCAAGCAAATGGTTTAGTTTTGTCTTCTCTCGCTCCAGAAGCCACGTACAAAGATATTGCCAAGGCACGATAGTATTGAGCAAGACAAATAAAAACTCGTTGCGGGTAAAGGAAATGGCCGTGGCAATTCGGTTGAGGTTTTTCAGGTGCTGGGAAGGCCGATATTCTGGGTTCCTGAAGGTTTTGAGGGGTTCTAAAATCGCCGAATGACGTGGTATTGGGAATCGCTCTAAGAACAAGAAAGGTTCTATGACCCCACGGATGTACCGTTCTACGTCTAAAGCAGCATCAAAAGTGTGTTTAAGTTTTTGGAAATGAAGGATATAGACAAACCAATATATAAAAATACCTATGACCCAAATTGCAGGATAAAACAACAATAAGCCCATATTCACAGCCGAGAGTCCCAGCAATGGTAAAAGACCACGCCACAAGGTAGGTAAGTCCGTCACAGGTTTTAAAATCTTGGACGGATCAGGAAGTGGTTGTTTTTGGCTTTGGAGCGACAACGTCCCCACCAATCTTAATCGCTCCCGAAACCGAGGCAAAGCCGCCAAACTTTTAACCCACGTCTGGTATAACCGCGAACGCCCAAGGTCTGGTTCCTCGGTCAGGAGATGCGCTTGAAGCCAATGCAAAGCGCTCGGCGTTGTCGTGGTATTCAGCAATGTCAGGAGCGAACGAGGCCCAATCAAATTCAAATCTTGTGCAAATGGATGATCGGCTGACGGGGCTAATGGTGGAGTTTCTGGCAGGTTTCCCCAAGCCAACTGGACACGGGAAGCACGGTCTTCCAAAAGCGAGACATAGGTTCGGGATCGCCGGAGTGCCGCTTCCAACTGCTTATGACGTCGCGCCAAAAAAACAAAGACGATGGCTCCAAACACGGCGATTAGCACAGCGTACTCCTGATGACTAAGCGACCAGAGGGCATAAACCGATCCAACAACCACCAAAAAAACAGCTATCCGCCAACGAGAAAGGCGACGATGCCACAACAACCAACGGTCTTGAGTCCGTTGATGACGCAAAATTCTATCCTGAAAAGCAAGCATGTGTTCAATTATTCGATGATGTACCTTATCAACCGCCAAAAATAAAACAAGTTACAAGTTATCCTCCGATTCGCAGCTTGTTCAATCTTCTTCAATCTTCTACCCGTCCCCGTAGGTGGTTGTAGTCTTTTAAAACTGTTTCGAGAAAAGCAATATGCTCCAGCGAAGATTTTATGTTCAACTTCTCCTCTACCCTACGACGGGCTTTTAACTGCAAAATGGGTGCATTTGTGGCATATTTATTCTCGGACAACCTCAAGACTTCCCGTAAGACTGCTGCATCTCCATCAGAAAGATGGGCTGCATCCGGAAATACCGGCACATAATCCGTTTTGACGTCCTCGAAAATGGTTTCCGAAAAAGTAACCTCCTTTGGCACACGTATCACCGTTGTCTCTGCTGCCAAATCGCCCAACCGTTGGCCCTTTTGGTTAAACAGCATCGTCATTAGCGTTAGTGAACCCTGAAACGCATAGTTTTCGACCAAGCCCAACAACCAACGCAACAAATAACTGCCCAAAGTAGGCTCACGGCCATCCAACCGTACAACCTTGATCCGCAAGATTTTTTTCCCAAAGGTCTGCCCACCCAAAAAATACTCTGTGAGAAGTGGATATATAACAGGCGGCAAAATAAAGGTGATGATCATCCAACTTGGCGGGTCAATAAGCGCTCTATACATCGCGGTAAAGATACCGAGCAGGTAAATAATCTGAATGACATAATCTATTATAAATGCTCCTATACGTTCGCCTACGCTCGCTGCCTTATATTGAATAGAAATGTTTTGGGTGGTTTGGATGTTTAAATCGCTCATGGGGTCAGGCCAGTCATTTTATTGAATGTACAGAAAGATTTTGAAAATACGGAAACACTGCAAAGAGTTCAAAAAATGGCATAAAAATTGAGAAGAAGGTTTAATTAATCCGCCTAATCAAGCCTTATACCTGTTTAGAAAATTGACAGTGTACCGCAGTGTGTGCAACCTTCCCCGCTTACGCATTGACAAAACCCCCATGATCCCGATATAAAAGTTCATATTTGGGATCATCCGCAGCATCTTATACCAATTAGGGGAAATTACTGTTTATAGGCTACTCGTTTT encodes:
- a CDS encoding RDD family protein, coding for MSDLNIQTTQNISIQYKAASVGERIGAFIIDYVIQIIYLLGIFTAMYRALIDPPSWMIITFILPPVIYPLLTEYFLGGQTFGKKILRIKVVRLDGREPTLGSYLLRWLLGLVENYAFQGSLTLMTMLFNQKGQRLGDLAAETTVIRVPKEVTFSETIFEDVKTDYVPVFPDAAHLSDGDAAVLREVLRLSENKYATNAPILQLKARRRVEEKLNIKSSLEHIAFLETVLKDYNHLRGRVED
- a CDS encoding alanine dehydrogenase → MEISSIHGFSIEQGVLTLEKVAQTRKSENQLKIGIPKETTSEERRVAVTPEGVETLINAGHMVFVEKGAGEASRFGDDLYVLAGAHIAASASDLYAQAELIAKMFPPTGAELSLLQDRQILISALHLGSATAELIQKLMALRITAIGFEFIRDTDGTFPIVRMMHEITGALSIQLATRFLESTSGGRGLILGGISGIPPATVVILGSGIIGEWAARAALGYGANVMVLDTELGPLRQIEHFLSRNVTTAMANPQYLRRAIRSADVVIGAKMKHGQRSPVLITEDMIAEMRPGSVVIDLMMDQGACIETSRPTTLSQPTFVQHGVIHCCIPNLPSAVSRTSSIALSNVLVPYLLEIGEQGSINNALWYNPSLRNGTYVYRSHLTKKSLAAMFNMPHRDIELLIASGI
- a CDS encoding RNA methyltransferase; protein product: MPKILAASKNLIKQIKALQQKKFRKRDGLFVVEGLRSVWSALNAPKAELVYLLVEESTSLESDVQALIARVKVGVYLASASDFERCSDVVHAQGILAVAKIPPIEGDVLKTCSRILTLNGVQDPGNVGTLIRTAAWFGIDAVLADATTADFFQSKVVRATMGGIWDVHLFQTQNVTETLSGLKQSGFRIYAADLSGTPLNHWSPQIPATLIAGSEAHGVSNELRAICDEMVYISGAGNIGVESLNVAIATSIITAAWAASVG
- a CDS encoding Glu/Leu/Phe/Val dehydrogenase encodes the protein MSFEKNVYAVSLQHEIAMKVESENPFAAMMARFKVASDILQLDSGMFEFLSTPARVHITAVPVVMDSGELKVFEGIRVIHSDTMGPGKGGIRFAPDVHVDEVKALAAWMTWKCAVVSVPFGGAKGGVRCDPSQMSPGELERLTRRYTANLIDVFGPDRDIPAPDMNTNEQIMAWIVDTYSMHMRRTEPAVVTGKPIVLGGSQGRVEATGRGVMTCTLAGLDKLGLRPNQSTVAVQGFGNVGSVTAKLLQMQGCKVVAVSDVSGGYYNENGLDIEAMITYSKNNRNSLAGFPDAQPIDNETLLTLNVDVLVPAAKENQITVSIAEKIKAKIIVEGANGPTVAQADKVLHDKGVMVIPDILANAGGVTVSYFEWVQDRQGYFWSKERVNRRLDRKMEEAFDDVYKTASKYDVSLRIGAYVMAIDKVARALRLRGIYA